A portion of the Edaphobacter bradus genome contains these proteins:
- the ppk2 gene encoding polyphosphate kinase 2 — MATKKQTGNQNSKLKRKEYEKELRRLQAQLCLLQESVKHQGQRIVIIFEGRDGAGKGGTIRAITERVSPRIFRVVALPAPSDREKTQLYMQRYITHFPAAGEIVIFDRSWYNRAGVEYVMGFCTKEQHSRFLEVCPLAEKYLVETGLILIKFWLEVSNEEQERRFEARIEDPLRQWKLSPVDLPSRERWYDYSRARDQMLEATDTRDAPWYIARSDDKKRVRLNCIAHLLSLIPYKRVPREKVKLPKRSMKRAYDDQATLQGRRFVPEKF, encoded by the coding sequence ATGGCAACGAAGAAACAGACCGGCAATCAGAATTCGAAGCTGAAACGAAAAGAATACGAGAAAGAATTGCGCCGTCTCCAGGCTCAACTCTGCCTGCTGCAGGAATCGGTGAAACACCAGGGGCAACGTATTGTCATCATCTTTGAAGGACGCGACGGCGCAGGCAAAGGCGGCACGATACGGGCCATTACAGAGCGAGTAAGCCCGCGTATCTTCCGTGTTGTAGCCCTTCCCGCCCCCTCAGATCGCGAGAAGACTCAACTCTATATGCAGCGCTATATCACGCATTTTCCGGCGGCTGGTGAAATTGTGATCTTTGACCGCAGTTGGTACAACCGTGCCGGTGTGGAATATGTGATGGGCTTCTGTACTAAGGAGCAGCACAGCCGATTTCTCGAAGTTTGCCCACTTGCTGAAAAGTATCTTGTAGAAACCGGACTTATATTAATCAAGTTCTGGTTAGAAGTGAGCAACGAGGAGCAGGAGCGACGGTTTGAGGCTCGCATAGAGGATCCGTTGCGTCAATGGAAGCTCAGCCCGGTGGATTTACCTTCCCGTGAGCGCTGGTATGACTACTCGCGGGCGCGCGATCAGATGCTGGAAGCCACCGATACCCGGGATGCACCCTGGTACATTGCGCGATCCGACGACAAGAAACGGGTGCGCCTCAACTGCATCGCACACCTCCTAAGCCTGATCCCGTATAAGAGGGTCCCACGGGAGAAGGTCAAACTACCTAAGCGCTCTATGAAGCGAGCATACGATGATCAGGCGACACTCCAAGGAAGAAGATTCGTACCCGAAAAGTTTTGA
- a CDS encoding ABC transporter permease → MPAFIRRYLALLAKEVDQLRRNRVLLIQLMLPPTIVLVIFGYALNPKVRDLRMGIVDESFTTESRDFVDSLTENVNFNVARRYTRVEEAEDALKSLDLDLFIVIPTDFARTLQRGQAADVQVVIDAVDANTAQIAKGYLQLALEDYNSGHLSPADVGPRRRIMLVNAGHPAAPPGAPDVQAAYLYNPGLVASWHYVTGVMSIIMFINASLVASALAVKEKETGTIEQLLMTPAQTGEMLFAKTTPVFVVMMVVLFLSLGVGMLVFDLPVRGAVWLFALAGGLAALAGIGIGVTIATVSQSQQQAQLLTFFVNPPLTLLSGATSPLENMPDFFQKLSYLDPLRYMVMIVRGVTLKNAPWEALWPNLLALVVFAIVLFSFSAWRFRKH, encoded by the coding sequence ATGCCGGCATTCATACGACGCTACCTCGCTCTTCTAGCAAAGGAAGTCGACCAGTTGAGGCGCAATCGCGTTTTGCTGATTCAGCTGATGCTGCCCCCCACGATCGTGTTGGTCATTTTTGGCTACGCGCTGAACCCAAAGGTCCGTGATCTGCGTATGGGCATCGTGGATGAAAGCTTCACGACTGAAAGCCGCGACTTCGTTGATTCTCTTACCGAGAACGTGAACTTCAATGTGGCTCGCCGATACACACGCGTGGAAGAAGCAGAAGATGCTCTCAAAAGTCTGGACCTGGATCTTTTCATCGTTATTCCAACTGATTTCGCGCGCACCTTACAGCGTGGGCAGGCCGCCGACGTGCAAGTAGTGATCGATGCAGTGGACGCCAACACTGCGCAGATTGCCAAGGGTTATTTGCAATTGGCGTTGGAAGACTACAACTCCGGGCACCTTAGTCCAGCCGATGTCGGACCGCGGCGTCGAATCATGCTCGTGAACGCCGGGCATCCTGCTGCTCCACCAGGGGCGCCTGACGTACAGGCAGCCTACCTCTACAATCCGGGCCTGGTGGCGTCGTGGCACTATGTCACCGGTGTTATGAGCATCATCATGTTTATCAACGCGTCTCTCGTCGCCTCGGCATTGGCCGTCAAGGAAAAAGAGACTGGCACCATCGAACAGTTGCTGATGACACCCGCGCAGACTGGCGAAATGTTGTTCGCCAAGACCACACCGGTGTTCGTGGTAATGATGGTGGTCCTGTTCCTTTCGCTGGGTGTTGGGATGCTTGTCTTCGACCTTCCAGTCCGAGGTGCGGTATGGTTGTTTGCTCTGGCCGGTGGCCTGGCGGCGCTAGCAGGCATCGGAATCGGCGTAACAATTGCAACGGTCTCGCAATCGCAGCAACAGGCACAGTTACTGACGTTCTTCGTCAACCCGCCGTTGACCTTGCTTTCGGGAGCAACTTCGCCGCTCGAGAACATGCCGGATTTCTTCCAGAAGCTCTCGTATCTTGATCCGTTGCGCTACATGGTGATGATCGTCCGAGGCGTCACATTGAAGAATGCACCGTGGGAGGCACTGTGGCCGAATCTGCTCGCGCTGGTCGTGTTTGCGATTGTGCTGTTCTCGTTTAGCGCCTGGCGCTTCCGCAAGCATTAG
- a CDS encoding ABC transporter permease, translated as MKKILAQAWKEFSLFRRDKLLVLLAVLMPIVLMTLAGVTGSLRLRNVSILVFDYDNTPLSRTYLETYGAALTFRMVPRQPGESAERALASWRGRAALIIPQNFERDFRRGSEPVVQLLIDATDSNAATALGNYAQSLNIAFVLKNKLGAPPAKGVNLQSRFWYNPGLSERIYFGTGGLGLMLIIFPALLGALTTAKEYETGTIIQAYASSLTAVQWILGKALIYVLVGIVEFVLCFALGLFIFEFRFPTDPTVLLIATVLYLLSGVFFGMMCGNATQNQSAAIQAVQMGSFLLSLLLAGYIFAIRNIPIQIRWLSSFLPATHYIQIVRNSILRNVGWGTSLRPLLMLLALTFSFFLLNVIQMRKMQFKG; from the coding sequence GTGAAAAAGATCCTGGCCCAGGCATGGAAGGAATTCAGTTTGTTCCGGCGCGATAAGCTGCTCGTCCTGCTGGCGGTGTTGATGCCAATCGTGCTGATGACGCTCGCTGGCGTAACGGGGTCCCTGCGGCTTCGCAACGTATCTATACTCGTGTTCGACTACGACAACACGCCGCTCAGCCGCACTTACCTAGAGACGTATGGAGCGGCTCTCACGTTCCGGATGGTGCCGCGTCAACCCGGCGAATCAGCGGAGCGGGCGCTCGCCAGTTGGCGCGGGCGCGCGGCGCTCATCATTCCCCAGAATTTCGAGCGCGACTTCCGGCGCGGAAGCGAGCCTGTCGTCCAGTTGCTGATCGATGCCACGGATTCCAACGCAGCGACCGCTCTGGGCAACTATGCACAATCGTTGAATATAGCCTTTGTCTTGAAGAACAAGCTCGGCGCGCCTCCCGCGAAAGGCGTCAATCTACAGTCGCGGTTTTGGTATAACCCCGGACTCTCGGAGCGTATCTACTTCGGAACCGGCGGGCTAGGCTTGATGCTGATCATCTTTCCTGCGCTGCTCGGAGCCTTGACTACCGCTAAGGAATACGAGACGGGAACCATCATCCAGGCCTATGCTTCCAGTCTGACCGCCGTCCAGTGGATTTTGGGCAAGGCCCTAATTTACGTTCTCGTCGGGATTGTGGAATTTGTCCTCTGCTTTGCACTGGGCTTATTCATATTCGAATTCCGATTCCCGACGGACCCAACCGTCCTGCTGATCGCCACCGTTCTCTACCTCCTGTCGGGAGTGTTCTTCGGAATGATGTGCGGCAACGCCACCCAGAACCAAAGCGCTGCGATCCAGGCCGTTCAGATGGGTTCGTTCCTGCTTTCTCTTCTGCTTGCGGGATACATCTTCGCAATTCGGAATATTCCGATTCAAATTCGTTGGTTGTCCAGCTTTCTGCCCGCGACCCACTATATTCAGATTGTTCGAAACTCCATCTTGCGCAATGTGGGATGGGGCACTTCGCTGAGGCCTCTGCTGATGCTGCTAGCCCTGACGTTCAGCTTTTTCCTTCTGAATGTGATTCAGATGCGCAAGATGCAGTTCAAGGGATAG
- a CDS encoding ATP-binding cassette domain-containing protein, protein MSTSLIVESRALSKSYGDIKALDAASFQVKPGEIFGFIGADGAGKTTAFRIIAGVLEPGGGEIRVLNTTPRKARPGVGYLTQPFSLYMDLSIDENLNYAGGLREVAPKDFAERRERYFKLFDLTRFSDRLAGRLSGGMKQKLALSCALIPDPQLLLLDEPTTGVDPVTRRDFWDALTSLATAGMSIVVATPYLDEAERCHRVALMERGKIYDIDTPAHFRSKMGVTRLEVKAEPLAKAEEVLAASPEAQDVQRFGDRLDVMAAHPDEAESDLRQRAESAGLRITEIIRSQPTLENAFVGQLRKMRGVHVVPHFPKPSAALTRKDVIIGAKDLNKHFGSFKAVKNFQLEIRNGEIYGLLGANGAGKTTAIKIICGLLGPSSGSVTLLGKSKGLRAAAVRSRIGYMSQKFALYDDLTIGENLDFYARLYGVHESVREERKKWVLESAELSTEAGMLTKSLPGGWKQRVAFGAAVMHEPEAIFLDEPTSGVDPLARRAMWRMINEFADRGAGVLVVTHYLEEAEQCNRLGFMVAGEIIAQGSPSEVKANMKGSLYEMEVDHPDRALGVLKKQFGASRVSLFGDRLHVVVENDEQKRQAATVLKEATVRIDTQKQVPFSLEDVFISLIESRRSEIPQ, encoded by the coding sequence ATGAGTACGAGTCTCATAGTTGAATCGCGCGCTCTCAGCAAGAGCTACGGCGACATCAAAGCTCTCGACGCCGCCAGCTTTCAAGTCAAGCCCGGGGAAATCTTCGGGTTCATCGGCGCAGATGGTGCCGGCAAGACCACCGCTTTCCGGATCATCGCCGGTGTGCTGGAGCCTGGAGGCGGAGAAATCCGAGTCTTGAACACGACGCCCCGCAAGGCGCGGCCCGGCGTGGGATATCTCACGCAGCCGTTCAGCCTCTATATGGACCTGAGCATAGATGAAAACCTCAACTATGCCGGCGGCCTACGCGAAGTCGCACCGAAAGATTTCGCTGAACGCAGAGAACGATATTTCAAGTTGTTCGATCTGACTAGGTTCTCCGATCGGCTCGCGGGTCGCTTGAGTGGCGGTATGAAGCAGAAGCTGGCGTTGAGCTGCGCACTGATTCCCGACCCGCAGTTGCTGTTGTTAGACGAACCGACCACCGGCGTCGATCCGGTGACGCGCCGCGATTTCTGGGATGCCTTGACCTCGCTCGCCACGGCCGGAATGTCCATTGTGGTAGCGACTCCTTATCTGGACGAGGCCGAGCGTTGCCATCGAGTGGCGCTGATGGAGCGCGGAAAAATCTACGATATCGACACACCGGCCCACTTCCGTTCCAAGATGGGCGTCACACGACTTGAGGTTAAGGCAGAGCCACTGGCCAAGGCAGAGGAGGTACTGGCTGCATCCCCGGAAGCACAGGATGTGCAGAGGTTCGGCGACCGTTTGGACGTGATGGCTGCACATCCTGACGAAGCCGAATCTGATTTGCGTCAGCGTGCGGAAAGCGCCGGCCTGAGGATAACCGAGATAATCCGCTCGCAGCCGACTCTCGAAAACGCCTTCGTGGGTCAGTTGCGGAAGATGCGTGGCGTTCACGTGGTTCCGCATTTCCCAAAACCGTCTGCTGCGTTGACCCGAAAAGACGTAATCATCGGAGCAAAGGACCTAAACAAGCATTTTGGATCGTTCAAGGCTGTGAAGAACTTTCAGTTGGAGATCCGCAATGGAGAGATATACGGGCTACTGGGAGCTAACGGAGCAGGAAAGACCACTGCCATCAAGATTATCTGTGGGCTGCTCGGTCCAAGTTCCGGCAGCGTCACACTATTAGGAAAATCCAAGGGGCTGCGTGCGGCTGCGGTGCGCTCCAGGATTGGTTACATGTCGCAGAAATTCGCGCTTTACGACGACCTCACCATCGGAGAGAACCTGGATTTCTACGCCCGGCTCTACGGCGTGCATGAAAGCGTGCGCGAGGAACGCAAGAAATGGGTGCTCGAATCGGCGGAGTTGAGCACCGAAGCGGGGATGCTGACCAAATCTCTGCCCGGCGGCTGGAAACAGCGTGTGGCTTTTGGCGCTGCCGTGATGCACGAACCCGAGGCGATCTTTCTGGATGAGCCAACTTCCGGCGTGGACCCGCTGGCGCGCCGCGCAATGTGGCGGATGATCAACGAATTTGCGGACCGTGGGGCAGGTGTTTTGGTCGTAACCCATTACCTCGAGGAAGCGGAGCAGTGCAATCGGCTCGGTTTCATGGTCGCCGGCGAAATCATCGCCCAGGGTTCTCCCAGCGAAGTGAAGGCCAACATGAAGGGATCGCTTTATGAAATGGAAGTAGACCATCCAGATCGAGCCTTAGGAGTTTTGAAGAAGCAGTTCGGTGCTTCACGTGTTTCGCTGTTCGGCGACCGGCTGCACGTTGTGGTGGAAAATGACGAGCAAAAACGTCAGGCAGCGACTGTCTTAAAGGAGGCCACAGTCCGCATTGATACCCAGAAACAAGTGCCGTTTTCGCTGGAAGACGTATTCATTTCGCTCATTGAATCTCGGAGATCGGAGATCCCTCAGTGA
- a CDS encoding HlyD family secretion protein — MNRRWIFPAMLLLLVLVECSRMRKGPEQEGKLFVSGRIDGDTVDISSKRDGKIVEILVREGDTVKAGQVVARISSPQDEAQVAAQKASVAAQKASVVEDQHRLEEAQSAAPARVALAEANLAASQAELVRWQAELQQAELDDKRYLPLVETGATAKQVSDQQHTRVKVAQASFDASNKQVLAAEASLQQAKAQLAQIPTIIAQIDTIKANLASSQAMLQRFEANVDDLTITAPIAGTILTRSAEPGRVIAAGQTILTMVDLDKLYLRGFVPEGDVGKLKVGQQAEVYLDSSPKEKIPAEVIRIDPQVMFTPENTYFQSDRVKQVMGVKLGLKGASGYAKPGMPADGQIDIGKL; from the coding sequence ATGAATCGAAGATGGATATTTCCAGCCATGCTATTGCTGCTAGTCCTTGTGGAATGCTCGCGGATGCGGAAGGGACCCGAGCAAGAAGGCAAGCTCTTTGTAAGCGGCCGCATCGACGGAGACACGGTTGATATTTCCTCCAAGAGGGACGGCAAGATTGTAGAGATCCTCGTACGAGAGGGCGACACCGTGAAGGCCGGCCAGGTTGTTGCGCGCATTTCGAGCCCGCAAGACGAGGCACAGGTCGCCGCGCAGAAAGCCAGTGTTGCTGCGCAGAAGGCCAGTGTTGTCGAGGACCAGCACCGGCTGGAAGAGGCACAATCGGCTGCGCCCGCGCGAGTGGCATTAGCCGAAGCGAATCTAGCTGCCAGCCAGGCAGAGCTTGTTCGTTGGCAAGCGGAACTGCAGCAGGCCGAGTTAGACGACAAGCGATATCTCCCGCTGGTTGAGACAGGCGCCACTGCTAAGCAAGTGTCAGATCAGCAACACACCAGGGTGAAGGTCGCGCAGGCATCCTTCGATGCAAGCAATAAGCAGGTATTGGCGGCCGAGGCTTCTCTGCAGCAGGCAAAAGCACAACTCGCACAGATTCCGACGATTATTGCACAGATTGACACAATTAAAGCGAATCTTGCTTCAAGCCAGGCTATGCTGCAACGTTTTGAGGCGAATGTGGACGACTTGACGATCACAGCTCCGATCGCCGGCACGATCCTGACGCGCTCCGCTGAGCCGGGTCGAGTCATTGCTGCGGGTCAAACAATCCTCACTATGGTGGATTTGGACAAACTTTATCTGCGTGGATTCGTTCCTGAAGGGGATGTCGGGAAATTGAAGGTGGGACAGCAGGCAGAAGTTTACCTGGACTCCAGCCCAAAGGAAAAGATCCCCGCGGAGGTGATCCGCATTGACCCGCAGGTGATGTTTACCCCGGAGAACACCTATTTCCAGAGTGACCGAGTGAAACAGGTAATGGGCGTGAAGCTTGGGCTAAAGGGCGCCTCCGGATATGCGAAGCCGGGCATGCCGGCTGACGGCCAGATTGACATTGGAAAACTCTGA
- a CDS encoding TolC family protein, translating to MDIVHPTRGKLVTGIRNSLAGMLFVLTAIRVNAADQNLPNPLTLAESVSIALSNSSIIRTAQSRLDQASARYVQSRSALLPQIDVFVNQAYLTMNLKGLGIDIPTVPQGKQGPFPSMNARVRLSWDLLNLANRDAWKSFRSREDSSRLQVDNAREVVVLDVVSAYLQALRAKASRDTLTDQTKLATDLYQLTRDRVKEGVSAPLEANRALQQVNSLEQQRQEAEQNYIDAKLNLANTLQIQITSDFELSDAPEAYGVDTTIDPATAVKAALASRPDYRALEASVRAAQQQVQSTKASRWPTLNASFSDGQSGETPDKNVNTYRLAGTLEVPIFTGGRIRGQIEEAQGALAETQAAHDQLRSQIETDVLTAVAGVEWARKEVETSAANVKLSREEVQLSRQRFTQGVTDNTEVVNAQDRVSRADDARVRAMYTLGLARANLARAMDAAEKTYRK from the coding sequence ATGGATATCGTCCATCCAACACGCGGCAAGCTGGTCACCGGCATCAGGAACTCGCTCGCGGGGATGCTTTTCGTCCTTACTGCGATCCGGGTGAATGCGGCTGACCAAAACCTGCCCAATCCGCTAACTCTTGCGGAATCAGTATCGATTGCGCTCTCTAACAGCAGCATCATCAGGACAGCACAGAGCCGACTTGACCAGGCTTCAGCGCGGTACGTACAGTCACGTTCGGCATTGCTGCCTCAGATTGATGTATTTGTGAACCAGGCCTATCTGACCATGAATCTGAAGGGTCTCGGAATCGACATCCCCACTGTGCCGCAGGGGAAGCAAGGGCCTTTCCCTTCGATGAACGCCCGCGTTCGCCTCAGCTGGGACTTGCTGAACCTCGCAAACAGGGACGCCTGGAAGAGTTTTCGTTCCAGAGAAGACTCCTCCCGCCTGCAGGTTGATAATGCGCGCGAGGTGGTGGTACTGGATGTTGTCTCGGCTTACCTGCAAGCGTTGAGGGCCAAGGCATCCCGGGATACGCTGACGGATCAGACAAAGCTGGCAACCGACCTTTACCAACTCACGCGAGACCGGGTCAAGGAAGGCGTTTCGGCTCCCTTGGAGGCCAATCGGGCGCTACAGCAGGTGAATTCACTCGAGCAGCAGCGGCAGGAAGCCGAACAGAATTACATCGATGCAAAACTGAACCTTGCCAACACGCTTCAGATCCAGATCACTTCGGACTTCGAACTTTCTGATGCCCCCGAGGCTTACGGGGTCGACACCACAATTGACCCTGCTACCGCGGTCAAAGCGGCACTCGCCTCGCGACCAGACTATCGAGCGTTGGAAGCCAGCGTCCGAGCTGCACAGCAACAGGTCCAGTCCACCAAGGCTTCGCGTTGGCCGACTCTCAACGCCAGTTTCAGCGACGGGCAAAGCGGGGAAACGCCGGATAAGAATGTGAACACATACCGGCTGGCAGGAACGCTCGAGGTCCCTATCTTCACAGGCGGCCGGATTCGCGGGCAGATCGAAGAGGCGCAGGGTGCGCTAGCTGAGACCCAGGCGGCTCACGATCAACTGAGGTCCCAGATCGAAACGGATGTGCTGACGGCGGTCGCGGGAGTCGAGTGGGCTCGTAAGGAAGTTGAAACCAGCGCCGCGAACGTAAAGCTGTCGCGAGAGGAAGTGCAATTATCGCGGCAGCGGTTTACGCAGGGCGTAACGGACAACACTGAGGTGGTGAACGCGCAAGACCGGGTTTCACGAGCCGATGACGCACGCGTGAGAGCCATGTACACCCTGGGGCTGGCACGGGCCAATCTAGCTCGGGCGATGGACGCCGCCGAGAAGACTTACCGCAAGTAA
- a CDS encoding efflux transporter outer membrane subunit, producing MTRTRVRATVLLASMMGACGCTVGPNYKRPKVDTPAVYRGLTPEEAAKGETKSFAEEKWWDVFQDEQLKELIKTALQQNYDLRRAGTRILEAQASLGITRANQFPTISADASALNQRTARQKSFPAVETNTNRVGLDFNWEVDFWGKFRRATEAARANLAATEWGQREIVTELVANVASAYFTLRALDLQLEITRRTLTSRQDSLRLTQILVKGGSTSLLDVRQAEQLVFTAGSVIPSLEQQIDQQENFISILLGNNPAPVPRGRSLTDQPHRPTVPAGLPSALLERRPDIQQAEQQLIAANAQIGVARSQYFPQISLTANAGYQSSALTSLFTGPAGAWTFGSTLAQPIFTGGRLRSNVRLAEAQQQEAVLFYQETIQGAFRSVSDQLVAYRKTQEFRVQQQFLVNSAQDATRLSRMRYSGGVTSYLEVLTNDTNYFSAELNLVQAQLNELLALVQLYRALGGGWEP from the coding sequence ATGACTAGGACACGAGTTCGAGCCACCGTTCTATTAGCATCGATGATGGGCGCGTGTGGGTGCACAGTCGGGCCCAATTACAAAAGGCCCAAAGTCGACACTCCGGCAGTCTATCGAGGCTTGACGCCCGAAGAAGCGGCCAAGGGCGAAACCAAGTCGTTCGCTGAAGAGAAATGGTGGGACGTCTTTCAAGATGAACAACTGAAGGAACTGATCAAGACTGCCCTTCAACAGAACTATGATCTTCGCCGCGCCGGCACAAGAATTCTCGAGGCGCAAGCCTCATTGGGCATCACGCGAGCCAACCAGTTCCCCACAATTTCAGCCGACGCTTCTGCCCTCAATCAGCGCACGGCAAGGCAAAAGTCTTTTCCTGCAGTCGAGACGAATACGAACCGAGTCGGACTCGATTTCAATTGGGAAGTGGACTTCTGGGGGAAGTTTCGCCGCGCAACGGAAGCGGCACGCGCCAACCTTGCGGCAACCGAGTGGGGACAGCGGGAGATCGTTACGGAGCTGGTGGCGAACGTGGCTAGTGCTTACTTTACCCTGCGGGCTCTTGACCTGCAGCTCGAAATCACGCGCCGCACGCTGACATCGCGTCAGGACTCGCTCCGTCTGACGCAAATTCTGGTCAAAGGCGGTTCGACATCTCTGCTTGATGTCCGCCAGGCTGAGCAATTGGTCTTCACCGCGGGCTCGGTAATTCCGAGCCTGGAACAACAAATTGACCAGCAAGAAAATTTCATCAGCATTCTTTTAGGGAACAATCCTGCACCGGTACCGCGTGGTCGATCGTTAACCGATCAGCCCCATCGACCGACGGTCCCGGCTGGCCTGCCGTCCGCGCTGTTAGAACGACGCCCCGACATACAGCAGGCAGAACAACAGTTGATCGCCGCCAATGCCCAGATCGGAGTGGCCAGGTCTCAATACTTCCCTCAGATCTCGTTGACCGCGAATGCGGGATATCAGAGTTCGGCGCTCACATCACTATTCACAGGCCCGGCGGGAGCATGGACGTTTGGTTCGACTCTCGCTCAGCCCATCTTTACTGGCGGGAGACTCCGATCGAACGTTCGCCTTGCAGAAGCCCAACAGCAGGAAGCCGTGCTCTTTTATCAGGAGACGATCCAAGGCGCATTCCGTAGTGTCTCCGACCAGCTGGTCGCGTACCGCAAGACACAGGAATTTCGGGTACAGCAACAGTTTCTGGTGAACTCGGCGCAAGATGCGACGCGCCTGTCCCGCATGAGGTACAGCGGCGGCGTGACTAGCTATCTGGAAGTGCTCACAAACGATACGAACTACTTTTCTGCCGAGCTCAACCTGGTCCAGGCGCAATTGAACGAGCTATTGGCGCTCGTACAACTCTACCGGGCTTTGGGTGGGGGTTGGGAACCATAA